In Syntrophales bacterium, a single window of DNA contains:
- a CDS encoding tetratricopeptide repeat protein: protein MKKFIISLLLAIIFPSLVFASAYGNYDVKKVLSLKKDTAGKNIVSVDRDYLEHILADLMNHAGNYPVKFDSAADKERAVNNVMLLSNVLDILNKSKKAEPSILLHTGILNSIGHNLDIHNSTERANAAFQRLLESSPNDPQGNYHYGVFLGNSGRAKESIPYLEKALRLNVKNASYSLGMAYVATGDKEKGIEYLKQYLTNHPDDKNIQPLINDVRSGKYRVKHVVEQGRPSSSREKAKKTLEVFQVDQPEGYLVLSRVDRADILMIQMIPKGQTRKDFSESLTQVHFKSKSKHTTTEFYKGMTLKILDTACNGGAMHEISKDTDNHYPCMILFSECPAPQKTGKPFYKLSKTIEGNEGLYLLEKEWRNKPAKHDREKWEKIFRASTLCDLERPGHPCPKTLKLQTGETKSN from the coding sequence ATGAAAAAATTTATCATATCATTGTTACTTGCAATTATTTTCCCATCTCTGGTTTTTGCCTCAGCATATGGAAACTATGACGTAAAAAAAGTCCTTTCGCTCAAAAAAGACACTGCGGGCAAGAATATCGTGTCCGTCGATAGAGACTATCTGGAACACATTCTTGCTGATCTGATGAATCATGCCGGCAACTACCCTGTAAAGTTCGATTCTGCAGCAGACAAGGAACGAGCCGTGAATAATGTCATGCTCCTGTCCAACGTTCTGGATATTCTCAACAAGAGCAAGAAAGCAGAACCAAGCATTCTGCTTCATACGGGAATACTCAACAGCATTGGTCACAACCTTGATATTCATAATTCGACAGAACGCGCCAACGCTGCATTTCAACGATTGTTGGAATCGTCCCCCAATGATCCACAAGGCAATTACCATTATGGCGTATTCCTCGGAAACAGCGGCCGGGCAAAAGAAAGCATTCCATATCTGGAAAAGGCCCTGCGGCTGAATGTGAAGAATGCTTCCTATTCCCTTGGAATGGCCTACGTCGCAACTGGTGATAAAGAAAAGGGCATAGAATATCTGAAACAATATTTAACAAATCATCCTGATGACAAAAACATTCAGCCTTTAATCAATGATGTCCGAAGCGGAAAGTATCGTGTGAAGCATGTGGTTGAGCAAGGACGTCCATCAAGTTCTCGGGAAAAGGCAAAGAAAACATTGGAAGTGTTTCAAGTCGATCAGCCGGAAGGATATCTTGTCTTGTCGCGTGTGGATCGAGCGGACATACTGATGATCCAGATGATTCCAAAAGGCCAGACACGGAAAGATTTTTCTGAAAGCCTGACTCAAGTGCATTTCAAATCAAAATCCAAGCATACAACAACAGAATTTTACAAAGGAATGACCTTAAAAATTTTGGACACTGCCTGCAACGGCGGTGCAATGCACGAAATATCAAAAGATACGGATAATCACTATCCGTGCATGATCTTGTTTTCCGAATGCCCGGCCCCCCAAAAAACCGGCAAGCCTTTCTACAAATTGTCCAAGACCATCGAAGGGAATGAAGGCTTATATCTGCTGGAAAAAGAATGGAGAAACAAACCGGCCAAGCACGACAGGGAGAAATGGGAAAAGATCTTTCGTGCATCTACTCTTTGTGACCTCGAAAGGCCGGGACATCCCTGTCCCAAAACCTTAAAACTGCAAACAGGAGAAACGAAAAGCAATTGA
- a CDS encoding DUF2846 domain-containing protein, which yields MKKSVSWFIAVALLVVTVQLSGCATPAALNLKEHASHFQPPANSEKGYIYFYRELSMLGAARGIYLVVDGNRVGGVNSGTYFVYEAVPGSHWIAAENSIEGVKKTKKTLNVAAGKEYFVRTTINFGHPDAWGDIHRVGEEEGKEAIKSLKYATLNEK from the coding sequence ATGAAGAAATCAGTTTCTTGGTTCATCGCTGTCGCATTGCTGGTTGTAACCGTTCAGCTCAGCGGGTGTGCAACACCTGCCGCCCTGAACCTGAAAGAGCATGCTTCACACTTCCAGCCACCGGCAAACAGCGAAAAAGGCTACATCTACTTTTACAGGGAATTGTCGATGTTGGGGGCCGCCAGGGGAATATATCTCGTTGTTGACGGGAATCGAGTCGGCGGGGTCAACAGTGGAACCTACTTTGTCTATGAGGCCGTACCTGGAAGTCATTGGATTGCGGCAGAAAATTCTATTGAAGGAGTAAAAAAAACGAAGAAAACGCTCAATGTGGCAGCAGGCAAAGAATATTTCGTCAGGACAACGATCAACTTTGGACATCCGGATGCCTGGGGAGACATTCATCGCGTCGGCGAGGAAGAGGGAAAAGAAGCAATCAAGTCATTGAAATATGCAACACTGAACGAAAAGTAA
- a CDS encoding TolC family outer membrane protein, whose amino-acid sequence MQDGLRGHLYRFVVRPLLSLLILFAMGIDLCAADLSVTIQAAKRYDAAYLAGVAQYQSVLTRESQSLASLLPRLIASGNATQNAAETSYGNTSQPDVSRNYTSGGYTVQLTQPLFQMGAIHSYVQSKYLVAQAEAQRTQAENDLILRVAQAYYDVLLALDRLELIRAQKKSISEQLAVASKSYKVGAGSVTDVEESKAKFELVTAQAIEAEAEVENKRQALATVAGPDIGNPQPVRSNPAFPAGVVDDWMPKVDGNPSVAAAKAAIDVAEKEISKARAGHYPNLNLVASYSDTLQGPDSNSSLSTDIRTNNKAVGLQLQIPIFEGGGTQAKVDEATRLREKARNEYQNVRRQVILQLNQAFLGIVTGLAQIKALEAGVASSEMALKSNTKGYRVGIRTNADVLNAMQQLYSAKTDLNRARYSTWMQHMKLKLSVGEAWDGK is encoded by the coding sequence ATGCAAGACGGCTTGCGAGGCCATCTCTACCGCTTCGTGGTGCGTCCGCTTCTGTCCCTCCTCATTCTCTTTGCCATGGGGATCGACCTCTGCGCCGCCGATCTTTCGGTGACGATTCAGGCGGCAAAGCGATACGACGCGGCCTACCTCGCCGGCGTAGCCCAGTATCAGTCCGTCCTGACCAGGGAATCCCAGTCTCTTGCCTCCCTGCTGCCCCGCCTGATCGCCTCCGGCAATGCAACACAGAACGCCGCGGAAACGAGCTACGGCAATACCTCCCAGCCCGATGTTTCCCGCAACTATACGAGCGGCGGCTATACTGTGCAGTTGACACAGCCGCTCTTCCAGATGGGCGCCATCCATTCCTATGTTCAGTCCAAGTACCTCGTCGCGCAGGCGGAAGCGCAGCGGACACAGGCGGAAAACGATCTGATCCTCCGGGTCGCCCAAGCCTATTACGACGTCCTGCTCGCCCTCGACAGACTGGAGCTCATCCGCGCCCAGAAGAAGTCGATCAGCGAACAGCTTGCAGTGGCAAGCAAGAGCTACAAGGTGGGGGCGGGCAGTGTCACAGACGTGGAGGAATCAAAAGCGAAATTTGAGCTGGTGACGGCGCAGGCCATCGAGGCGGAGGCGGAGGTCGAAAACAAGCGCCAGGCTCTCGCGACGGTCGCTGGTCCCGATATCGGCAACCCGCAGCCGGTGAGAAGCAACCCGGCGTTTCCCGCAGGAGTCGTCGATGACTGGATGCCGAAAGTGGACGGTAATCCTTCCGTGGCCGCCGCAAAAGCCGCCATCGACGTCGCGGAAAAAGAGATTTCCAAGGCCAGGGCTGGTCATTATCCGAACCTGAATCTCGTCGCATCCTACAGCGACACCCTTCAAGGGCCGGACTCCAACAGCTCTCTCTCCACGGACATCCGAACGAACAACAAGGCCGTCGGTCTTCAGCTGCAGATCCCCATCTTCGAGGGCGGCGGCACCCAGGCCAAGGTCGACGAGGCGACCAGGCTCCGGGAAAAGGCCCGGAATGAATATCAAAATGTACGCCGCCAGGTGATCCTGCAGCTGAATCAGGCATTCCTGGGCATCGTCACCGGGCTGGCTCAGATCAAGGCGCTGGAAGCAGGCGTTGCGTCCAGCGAGATGGCCCTCAAGTCGAATACCAAGGGCTACAGAGTCGGTATACGGACCAACGCAGACGTCCTCAATGCCATGCAGCAGCTCTACTCGGCCAAGACCGACCTGAATCGAGCCCGATACAGCACCTGGATGCAGCATATGAAGCTCAAACTGAGCGTCGGCGAGGCGTGGGACGGGAAATGA
- a CDS encoding tetratricopeptide repeat protein — MTPNETSQSGRDAADRLYQNGRFEEAIALYQDLLASSPDDDSIVLSLAWAFHDAGRLEEAIGLFERLYQKELTRRVFTGFGFDELVRIFKDNAMFDRLVDVCERATKVQPEDFALSEALADAYIKADRPGDAVKVLEKMTEEEPEAAAVLCLLGNALLALSEWDRAEEAYKRAVCLEPEKTGVFYGRMAHILLDLNEPERALDAYSRCIDFQPDDPLYRCGRGDILLQLGRIEETLETYDRAVSLNPEQAGAYLNRLGHSLARHNRHPEAADAFRKAAAAEPGNPLYPLHLAECLLAMGKEEEAKDILRKAGMLQQEDRAS; from the coding sequence ATGACACCGAACGAAACAAGCCAAAGCGGTCGTGATGCAGCGGACCGGCTGTACCAGAACGGGCGGTTCGAGGAAGCGATCGCGCTGTACCAGGATCTCCTGGCATCCTCCCCCGACGACGACTCCATCGTCCTCTCCCTCGCCTGGGCCTTCCACGACGCCGGCCGCCTGGAGGAGGCAATCGGACTCTTCGAGCGGCTTTATCAAAAGGAGTTGACCCGGCGGGTCTTCACTGGGTTCGGCTTCGACGAGCTCGTCCGCATCTTCAAGGACAATGCCATGTTCGACCGGCTGGTCGATGTCTGCGAACGGGCCACAAAGGTCCAGCCGGAGGATTTCGCCCTCAGCGAAGCACTGGCGGATGCATACATCAAGGCGGACCGTCCCGGGGACGCGGTGAAGGTGCTGGAAAAAATGACGGAAGAGGAACCGGAGGCGGCCGCCGTCCTCTGCCTCCTGGGCAACGCCCTCCTGGCCCTCTCGGAGTGGGACCGCGCCGAGGAGGCCTACAAGCGGGCCGTCTGCCTGGAGCCCGAGAAGACCGGCGTCTTCTACGGCCGCATGGCCCACATCCTCCTGGATCTCAATGAGCCCGAACGGGCGCTGGACGCCTACAGCCGCTGCATCGACTTCCAGCCGGACGATCCCCTCTACCGGTGCGGCCGGGGAGACATCCTCCTCCAGCTCGGCCGGATCGAAGAAACCCTGGAGACTTACGACCGGGCCGTCTCCCTCAACCCGGAACAGGCCGGGGCCTACCTGAACCGCCTGGGCCACAGCCTGGCCCGGCACAACCGGCACCCGGAAGCCGCCGACGCCTTCCGCAAGGCCGCCGCCGCCGAGCCCGGCAACCCCCTCTACCCCCTCCATCTCGCTGAATGCCTCCTGGCCATGGGGAAGGAAGAAGAAGCGAAGGACATCCTCCGGAAGGCCGGGATGCTGCAACAGGAAGATCGCGCTTCCTGA
- a CDS encoding ABC transporter ATP-binding protein, whose translation MEAKRSMEPVIEATSLKKTFGDLVAVDGLSFAVESGECFGILGPNGAGKTSTIRMIYGFSPMTAGDLNVFGMDIRRRYRAVKNRIGVCQQENNLDPDLTVVQNLEVYAGFFNVPRREARSRALELLSFMSLENRRDTRAMELSGGMMRRLVIARALINNPDLLILDEPTTGLDPQSRHQVWERLEELRSRGLSILLTTHYMDEAARLCDRLIIMDKGKLLVEGSPRDLVERFAGRHVIEVAEPTENLRAWVRERGLQSDDLGHRLIVFGNESDSEGLFREIAGRCPGDGCLLRMATLEDVFLKLTGRELRE comes from the coding sequence ATGGAAGCAAAGCGCAGCATGGAGCCGGTGATCGAGGCAACCAGCCTGAAGAAGACCTTCGGCGATCTCGTGGCCGTGGACGGCCTGTCGTTTGCCGTGGAGAGCGGCGAGTGCTTCGGCATCCTGGGACCCAACGGCGCCGGCAAAACCTCCACGATCCGCATGATCTACGGTTTTTCGCCCATGACGGCGGGAGACCTGAACGTCTTCGGCATGGACATCCGCCGCCGCTACCGGGCCGTCAAGAACCGGATCGGCGTCTGCCAGCAGGAAAACAACCTGGATCCGGACCTGACGGTGGTCCAGAACCTGGAGGTCTATGCCGGCTTCTTCAATGTTCCCCGGCGGGAGGCCCGCAGTCGGGCCCTGGAACTCCTGTCCTTCATGTCCCTGGAGAACCGCCGGGACACTCGGGCCATGGAGCTCTCCGGCGGGATGATGCGTCGCCTGGTGATTGCCCGGGCGCTCATCAACAACCCGGACCTCCTGATCCTGGACGAGCCGACGACGGGCCTCGATCCCCAGTCGCGGCACCAGGTCTGGGAGCGCCTGGAGGAGCTTCGCTCCCGGGGCCTGTCGATCCTGCTGACGACCCACTATATGGACGAGGCGGCGCGGCTCTGCGACCGGCTCATCATCATGGACAAGGGAAAACTGCTTGTGGAGGGGAGCCCCCGGGACCTGGTGGAGCGCTTCGCCGGGCGGCATGTCATCGAGGTGGCCGAGCCGACGGAGAACCTGCGCGCCTGGGTCCGGGAGCGTGGGTTGCAAAGTGACGACCTGGGTCACCGCCTGATCGTCTTCGGGAACGAGAGCGACAGCGAGGGCCTGTTCCGGGAGATCGCCGGCCGGTGTCCCGGTGACGGCTGCCTGCTCCGGATGGCAACCCTGGAGGATGTCTTCCTGAAACTGACGGGACGGGAGCTTCGCGAATGA
- a CDS encoding ABC transporter permease, whose amino-acid sequence MNAISGRFWRVWRRNFAVYRQNWMVSFMTPMLEPFLYLLAFGVGFSRLVGDVPYGGATVPYTLFLAPALVAMTVMNNAFFENTYGSFVRMYYQKTFDAMMATPLTVSEIITGEIVWGATKAVIATAIMLVVISLFGLLRWPEALLLLPLAFLGGIAFGSVGMIFTAVTPHIELFNLPFFLFITPMYLFGGTFFPLEALPEWARHAALALPLTHLVNVTRAISIGFRDLSALWGLLYFLAFAAVSYPLALRLMYRRLVK is encoded by the coding sequence ATGAACGCCATATCGGGTCGGTTCTGGAGGGTCTGGAGGCGCAATTTCGCCGTCTACCGGCAGAACTGGATGGTCAGTTTCATGACCCCGATGCTGGAGCCGTTTCTCTATCTGCTGGCCTTCGGGGTGGGGTTCAGCCGTCTCGTCGGGGATGTCCCCTACGGCGGGGCGACCGTTCCCTACACCCTCTTCCTCGCACCGGCCCTGGTCGCCATGACGGTGATGAACAACGCCTTCTTCGAGAATACCTACGGCTCCTTCGTCCGGATGTACTACCAGAAGACCTTCGATGCCATGATGGCGACGCCGCTGACGGTCTCGGAGATCATCACCGGCGAGATCGTCTGGGGCGCCACGAAGGCCGTCATCGCCACGGCCATCATGCTGGTCGTCATCAGCCTCTTTGGGCTCCTGCGCTGGCCCGAGGCGCTTCTCCTGCTTCCCCTGGCGTTTCTCGGCGGGATCGCCTTCGGTTCCGTAGGCATGATCTTCACGGCCGTCACGCCGCACATCGAGCTGTTCAACCTGCCCTTCTTCCTCTTTATTACCCCCATGTACCTCTTCGGTGGAACGTTCTTTCCCCTGGAGGCCCTTCCCGAATGGGCCCGCCATGCGGCCCTGGCCCTGCCCCTGACCCACCTGGTGAATGTCACCCGGGCGATCAGCATCGGGTTCAGGGACCTGTCCGCCCTGTGGGGCCTTCTGTATTTTCTGGCCTTTGCGGCGGTTTCCTACCCGCTGGCTTTGCGGCTGATGTATCGCCGCCTCGTGAAGTAA
- a CDS encoding pyridoxal phosphate-dependent aminotransferase, whose protein sequence is MRFEICKGGVGLTYEIRNIVNIAKKLEQYGIEICWENIGDPVQKGEHIPDWMKDCIIEIIRDDRSFAYSPTKGMEETRKFLVERVNSRGKTQITPEDIIFFNGLGDAIARSYSAIRLDARVIVPEPTYSTHFMAEVLHASFPPNTYRMNPYSNWYPDIRELEQKVKSHNAVVGILVINPDNPTGFVYPADTLRQIVRIAKEYDLFLIFDETYINIVYNNKKTAQLSDVIEDVPGLSMKGISKEFPWPGSRCGWIEVYNADKDEKFASYINTILHQKMSEVCSTTLPQIAIPKIMSHPEYQNYLAERRSLYERLSNTAYRILKDVPYLMVNRTNGAFYMTAVFNEAVLNARQFLPIEQEEIREYIEQLTGPNIEFDKRFVYYLLASTGICVVPLTSFFTNMPGFRMTLLEKDEEKFTRNIYTIAEKIVEYIESSNKQSVNPMVGP, encoded by the coding sequence ATGAGGTTCGAAATCTGCAAAGGCGGCGTAGGACTCACCTACGAGATCCGCAACATCGTCAACATCGCCAAGAAGCTGGAGCAGTACGGAATCGAGATCTGCTGGGAGAACATCGGCGATCCCGTCCAGAAGGGTGAGCACATCCCCGACTGGATGAAGGACTGCATCATCGAGATCATCCGGGACGACCGGTCCTTCGCCTACTCCCCCACAAAGGGCATGGAGGAGACCCGCAAGTTCCTTGTGGAGCGGGTCAACAGCCGGGGCAAGACCCAGATCACCCCCGAGGACATCATCTTCTTCAACGGCCTGGGCGACGCCATCGCCCGCTCGTACAGCGCGATCCGCCTGGACGCCCGGGTCATTGTCCCCGAGCCGACCTACTCGACCCATTTCATGGCGGAGGTGCTCCACGCCTCGTTCCCGCCCAACACCTACCGGATGAATCCTTACAGCAACTGGTATCCGGACATCCGGGAGCTGGAGCAGAAGGTCAAGAGCCATAACGCCGTCGTGGGCATCCTGGTCATCAACCCGGACAACCCGACGGGCTTCGTCTACCCGGCGGACACCCTGCGGCAGATCGTGCGGATCGCCAAGGAATACGACCTGTTCCTGATCTTTGACGAGACGTACATCAACATCGTCTACAACAACAAGAAGACGGCCCAGCTCTCCGACGTGATCGAGGACGTTCCGGGGCTCAGCATGAAGGGCATCTCCAAGGAATTTCCGTGGCCCGGATCCCGATGCGGATGGATCGAGGTGTACAACGCCGACAAGGACGAAAAGTTCGCCAGCTACATCAATACGATCCTGCACCAGAAGATGTCCGAGGTGTGCTCCACCACGCTGCCCCAGATCGCCATCCCGAAGATCATGAGCCACCCGGAGTACCAGAATTACCTGGCCGAGCGGCGCAGCCTCTACGAGCGCCTGTCCAACACCGCCTACCGGATCCTCAAGGACGTGCCCTACCTGATGGTGAACCGTACCAACGGCGCCTTCTACATGACCGCCGTATTCAACGAGGCCGTCCTCAACGCCAGGCAGTTCCTGCCCATCGAACAGGAGGAGATACGGGAATACATCGAGCAGCTGACGGGTCCAAACATTGAGTTCGACAAGCGCTTCGTCTACTATCTCCTTGCCTCCACGGGAATCTGCGTGGTTCCCCTGACATCGTTCTTCACCAACATGCCCGGCTTCCGCATGACCCTGCTGGAGAAGGACGAGGAGAAGTTCACCCGGAACATCTACACCATCGCGGAGAAGATCGTGGAGTACATCGAGTCCTCCAACAAGCAGTCCGTCAACCCCATGGTGGGACCGTAA
- a CDS encoding mannose-1-phosphate guanylyltransferase, which yields MYAVIMAGGRGTRFWPRSRDRKPKHLLDILSERTIIQETVDRLLPMVPPERILVVTGRAHAAELARQLPDIPARNILIEPMGRNTAPCIGLAAHAVHRLDPGAVMAVLPADHLIIDEARFLEVLRAAAEAAAPGRHLVTIGIAPTAPETGYGYLELGEETGTAGMETVRRVRSVREKPDQETAKAFLAGGNYVWNSGMFVWTAGAVLEAIGRWLPDLAKGLETIDSALGTERENTVLDNVYPGLPSISIDYGVMEKADNVLALRGDFGWSDVGSWDALWEVSPKDDSGNVLRGSVAAAATKNSLVVARDRLVALAGVEDLIVVDTEDALLVCRRGDSQRVREVVELLEKKGLREYL from the coding sequence ATGTATGCCGTCATCATGGCCGGAGGCCGGGGAACCCGCTTCTGGCCCAGGAGCCGCGACCGGAAACCCAAGCACCTTCTGGACATCCTGAGCGAGCGGACGATCATTCAGGAGACCGTGGACCGCCTCCTGCCCATGGTACCACCGGAGCGGATCCTCGTCGTCACCGGCCGGGCGCACGCGGCGGAACTGGCCCGCCAGCTCCCGGACATCCCGGCGCGGAACATCCTCATCGAGCCCATGGGGAGAAACACCGCCCCCTGCATCGGCCTGGCGGCCCATGCCGTCCACCGGCTGGACCCGGGCGCGGTCATGGCGGTCCTGCCGGCGGATCACCTGATCATCGACGAAGCGAGATTTCTGGAAGTCCTCCGGGCGGCCGCCGAGGCGGCTGCGCCGGGACGGCACCTCGTCACCATAGGCATCGCCCCCACGGCCCCGGAGACGGGATACGGCTATCTCGAACTGGGGGAAGAGACAGGAACGGCCGGTATGGAAACCGTCCGGCGGGTCCGGTCCGTCCGCGAAAAGCCGGACCAGGAAACGGCAAAGGCCTTCCTGGCAGGGGGAAACTACGTCTGGAATAGCGGGATGTTCGTCTGGACCGCTGGGGCCGTCCTCGAGGCGATCGGCCGGTGGCTCCCGGACCTGGCGAAAGGACTGGAGACGATCGACTCCGCCCTGGGGACGGAGCGCGAAAATACCGTGCTGGATAATGTCTATCCGGGATTGCCCTCCATCTCCATCGACTACGGTGTCATGGAAAAGGCGGACAACGTCCTGGCCCTCCGGGGGGATTTCGGCTGGTCCGACGTGGGGAGCTGGGACGCCCTCTGGGAGGTCTCGCCGAAGGATGATTCGGGAAACGTCCTGAGAGGATCCGTCGCCGCCGCCGCAACGAAAAACTCCCTTGTCGTGGCCCGGGACCGGCTGGTCGCCCTGGCGGGGGTGGAGGACCTGATCGTCGTGGACACGGAGGATGCGCTCCTCGTTTGCAGGCGCGGAGACTCCCAGCGGGTCCGGGAGGTCGTTGAACTTCTGGAGAAGAAGGGGCTCCGGGAATACCTGTAG
- the sfsA gene encoding DNA/RNA nuclease SfsA: protein MNLFRDPLYPELYPSTFRRRLHRFAVECDLDGRTVTAHLPNPGRLWELLLPGRTVLLAPATDPGRALSWTAVAVIRDGAVILLHTTLANRVVEFLIEAGRIPELAGSSVARREATVGDSRLDFILRRGEEEILLEVKSCTLFGNDLAMFPDAVTERGRRHLLNLAGQVRPGRRCGVVWLVQWPRARRFLPDYHTDPAFAGTFLEQKDRLFYLPVAVSWTEDLRIEDDVRVLPVPWDVLRRESRDRGAYLLLCRLDAARSVEVGSLGRIDFPPGTWCYVGSARKDLSRRVSRHLRLRKTLHWHIDHLRAAADVCTALPIRTADDLEHELARALAKIAEFTIPRFGSSDCTCASHLFGWRADPRRDPSFIALLQHFRMDRLPPD, encoded by the coding sequence TTGAACCTGTTCCGCGATCCACTGTACCCCGAACTGTACCCGTCGACGTTTCGCCGCCGGCTCCACCGTTTCGCCGTGGAATGCGACCTGGACGGAAGGACGGTGACAGCCCACCTGCCCAATCCGGGCCGCCTCTGGGAGCTCCTCCTGCCGGGCCGGACCGTCCTCCTGGCACCCGCGACCGATCCCGGGCGAGCCCTGTCCTGGACGGCCGTGGCCGTCATACGGGACGGGGCCGTGATCCTTCTTCATACAACCCTGGCGAACCGCGTCGTGGAATTCCTGATCGAAGCCGGCCGGATCCCGGAACTTGCCGGCTCGTCGGTGGCGCGCCGGGAGGCGACCGTCGGGGACAGCCGCCTGGATTTCATCCTCCGGCGGGGAGAAGAGGAGATCCTCCTGGAAGTGAAATCCTGCACGCTTTTCGGAAACGACCTGGCCATGTTCCCAGACGCCGTCACCGAGCGGGGGCGCCGCCACCTCCTGAACCTGGCCGGGCAGGTCCGGCCGGGACGGCGATGCGGCGTCGTCTGGCTCGTCCAGTGGCCCCGGGCGCGGAGGTTCCTCCCGGACTACCACACGGACCCGGCCTTCGCCGGGACCTTCCTGGAACAGAAAGACAGGCTCTTCTACCTCCCCGTCGCCGTGTCCTGGACGGAGGACCTGCGCATCGAGGACGACGTCCGCGTCCTCCCCGTTCCCTGGGACGTGCTCCGCCGGGAATCCCGGGACCGGGGCGCCTACCTGCTCCTCTGCCGCCTTGACGCGGCGCGGTCCGTCGAGGTCGGCTCCCTGGGGCGCATCGATTTCCCGCCGGGGACCTGGTGCTACGTCGGGTCCGCCAGGAAGGACCTGTCCCGCCGCGTCTCGCGGCACCTGCGGCTCCGAAAGACCCTGCACTGGCACATCGACCATCTGAGGGCCGCGGCGGACGTCTGCACCGCCCTCCCGATCCGGACGGCCGACGACCTGGAGCACGAACTCGCCCGGGCCCTGGCGAAAATCGCCGAGTTCACCATCCCGCGCTTCGGATCCTCCGACTGCACCTGCGCCAGCCATCTCTTCGGATGGCGGGCCGATCCGCGACGTGATCCGTCCTTCATCGCCCTGCTCCAGCACTTCCGCATGGACCGCCTCCCTCCGGATTGA
- a CDS encoding class I SAM-dependent rRNA methyltransferase → MSDGVPQLILKAGRDRSLRHGHPWVFSGAVASVCPPARAGDVVLAVSGDGRPLGLGFYQPQTDIIFRLLTGRTDEPVDGAFWRRRIRQAMDLRSQVVPPETTAYRLVHAEGDGLPGLIVDRYGRVLVVSFATAGMDRKREEIVSALVDEIKPDCVLERSEGRARRLEGLQDRQGILFGDVPPGPVEVLERGLRYRVDVLKGQKTGFFLDQRENRALLGSLSAGASVFNGFAFTGGFSVACGRGGAKRVVSVDVSEDACALARENLAANGLSPEDHPVVRADVFQYLRETEETFDLVILDPPAFAKTRRDVTRAARGYKDANLQALLRLREGGILATFSCSNAVDEVLFERIVQGALQDAGRAASVLFRVGAGPDHPVSLAHPEGRYLKGLVLAVHGASPGGPAGPAGGRPPAGRQ, encoded by the coding sequence GTGAGCGACGGCGTCCCCCAATTGATTCTCAAGGCCGGCCGGGACCGGTCCCTGCGCCACGGGCATCCCTGGGTGTTCTCCGGGGCCGTGGCGTCGGTGTGCCCACCCGCCAGGGCCGGAGACGTCGTCCTGGCCGTCTCCGGGGACGGCCGGCCCCTCGGCCTGGGGTTCTACCAGCCGCAGACGGACATCATCTTCCGCCTGCTCACGGGGCGCACCGACGAACCTGTGGACGGCGCCTTCTGGCGCAGGCGGATCCGGCAGGCCATGGACCTGAGAAGCCAGGTCGTGCCGCCGGAGACGACGGCGTACCGGCTGGTCCACGCGGAGGGGGACGGCCTGCCGGGGCTGATCGTGGACCGGTACGGCCGGGTCCTGGTCGTGTCTTTTGCCACCGCCGGGATGGACCGGAAGCGGGAGGAGATCGTCTCGGCACTCGTGGATGAGATTAAACCGGACTGCGTGCTGGAACGCTCCGAGGGCAGGGCCCGCCGCCTGGAAGGGCTCCAGGACCGGCAGGGGATTCTCTTCGGGGACGTCCCGCCGGGACCGGTGGAGGTGCTCGAACGGGGGCTCCGCTATCGGGTGGATGTCCTGAAGGGACAGAAGACGGGCTTTTTCCTGGACCAGCGGGAGAACCGGGCCCTTCTTGGAAGCCTCTCCGCCGGGGCGTCGGTCTTCAACGGATTCGCCTTTACCGGGGGGTTCTCCGTCGCCTGCGGCCGGGGCGGGGCGAAGCGGGTTGTTTCCGTGGACGTCTCCGAGGACGCCTGCGCTCTTGCCCGGGAAAACCTGGCCGCCAACGGCCTTTCCCCGGAGGATCATCCCGTCGTGCGGGCCGACGTCTTCCAGTATCTCCGGGAGACGGAGGAGACCTTCGATCTGGTCATCCTCGACCCGCCGGCTTTTGCCAAAACAAGACGGGACGTCACCCGGGCCGCCCGGGGCTACAAGGACGCCAACCTGCAGGCCCTGCTCCGGCTGCGGGAAGGGGGGATCCTGGCGACGTTTTCCTGCTCGAATGCCGTGGACGAGGTCCTTTTCGAGCGGATCGTGCAGGGGGCGCTGCAGGACGCCGGCCGGGCCGCCTCCGTGCTGTTCCGGGTCGGGGCGGGGCCGGATCATCCGGTTTCCCTGGCCCACCCGGAAGGCCGCTACCTCAAGGGGCTGGTTCTTGCCGTCCACGGCGCCTCTCCTGGTGGACCCGCCGGGCCTGCAGGAGGAAGGCCTCCAGCCGGGCGGCAATGA